AAAAATTAAAAGAGTTGGAAAGTTCATTTATGCTTTTTTCAATACCTTCAATTAATTTACCATCAATAGCGATTGTACCATTATAATCAAATACAACATTTAAAATCTCTATCTCTTCTCTTGAGGGAATATTTACTTTCATTTTTTATCCTTTTTACTTACTAAAATACCACCAATTACAATAAGTATAATACCTAAAAAAGTATACATATCAGGTAGTAAATCTCCTAACAAATACCCAAAACCAATAGCAAAAGGAATATTTGTATAACTTACAACTCCAATAATACTTGCACGACTAAGACTATAAGCGCGAGTAAGAAACCATTGTGAACCAGTTGAAATAATAGCCATCAAAATTAAAAGTGCCCAAATATATAGTTCCAAATGTACTTTAAAGTGAACATAAGGAGTGAATAAAAAAAGCCCTATTGGAATAATAATTCCAACTCCCATAAATGAAAGCATAATAACTCTTGCATCATAAATATCTTTGATTTTTTTGATAGTGGCATATGCAGCTGCTGCAAAAAAACCACCTAAAACTCCCAAAATATGCTCATAAGATATCTCAATACCAAAAGGCTTCATTATAAAAACAATTCCAATAAATCCAATAATAAGAGCAAAAAAAGTATTAAGATTGATTTTTTCTTTCATCAAATAATAAGCAAGTATTGTCACAAAAAAAGGTGAGGTTTTATTTAAAACTACAGCTTCTCCTAAGGGAATAGTAGCAATTGTATAAAAAAACAATAACATAGCTACACTTCCAAATAATCCTCTTAAAAAAAGTAAATGTAACTTTGACATATCAATTGATACATGATATTTTTTTATAGTAAATAAGATAATTACAATCCCCATTAAGTTTCTATAAAATACTATTTCAATAGGATCCATACTTTCAGATAACATCTTTGCTAATGCTCCATTAACAGCTCCAAGTAATGCACTTAAAAGCATAAATAAAACACCTCTATCTATAAATAAAGATTTTTGTTCACTTGACATTAAATTCCTTTATAAACGCAATTGTATATAAAATATATAAAAAAGATTTTAAAGGTCTCTAAAAAAATAAAATATAGAATTTTGTGAGTTAAGAAATAAACAAAAAGATATAGATATTAACTCTATACCTTTTCTTCTATTTAAAGTTATTTAGGAGGTTCTTTATATAAAGTACACCAACCATTAGCATCAATTGAGCCTTTTACAATTTTACAGGTATTTGTTTCAGCTTCAAAATGCATGCAATCTTTACATGCTTTTCCATTTTTGGGTGTATCTTGATATTTAAATTGTTCTTTAGAGCCTTTTGCATGAAGT
This DNA window, taken from Arcobacter sp. F2176, encodes the following:
- a CDS encoding DMT family transporter; protein product: MSSEQKSLFIDRGVLFMLLSALLGAVNGALAKMLSESMDPIEIVFYRNLMGIVIILFTIKKYHVSIDMSKLHLLFLRGLFGSVAMLLFFYTIATIPLGEAVVLNKTSPFFVTILAYYLMKEKINLNTFFALIIGFIGIVFIMKPFGIEISYEHILGVLGGFFAAAAYATIKKIKDIYDARVIMLSFMGVGIIIPIGLFLFTPYVHFKVHLELYIWALLILMAIISTGSQWFLTRAYSLSRASIIGVVSYTNIPFAIGFGYLLGDLLPDMYTFLGIILIVIGGILVSKKDKK
- a CDS encoding high-potential iron-sulfur protein; amino-acid sequence: MIHESKENSKSLSSLLKRREFFKSITFLSLITFSTTPLHAKGSKEQFKYQDTPKNGKACKDCMHFEAETNTCKIVKGSIDANGWCTLYKEPPK